In Flammeovirgaceae bacterium 311, one DNA window encodes the following:
- a CDS encoding hypothetical protein (COG3250 Beta-galactosidase/beta-glucuronidase): MFALLPTERQHLSVIKVYNLWILQHFQDFSVLFISEMNNVKTNIRGLCLPQSPVIAVITLMLIAAHSLVYGQVQLPKVFSDNMVLQRGLDIPVWGTATPAAQVTVELGGYSIKTVAGQDGKWLLHMPNLQAGGPHLMKVYEGNQSRQAVVFKDVLIGDVWLASGQSNMEWQVQQSMHAAREIKNADYPYIRFFNVPHDKETDPQIDVAGGSWKALDSVTVKTASAVAYFFARDLHAELNVPIGILQATWGGTPVEAWTSREQLLSSPITRDRILQNDSVTADHFVKDSMDLVRFWEIVYNPQNNTHKTISSTSYNDAKWPEATMPVTLKDMNMPAYEGMVWMRKTINVPATMSGKDLSIHLGHPEMNYTLYINGKEIAKTVWNASPTHQYSVPARLVNKGKNVIAVRMAFLWGGGGFNPPAGEMYVTDGTSRISLAGSWKYMKDLEPAIPVINNYHRYPTYLYNAMINPIASYGIKGFIWYQGEDNVSAAHDYRTLFPMLISDWRIRWKQGYLPFLYVQLANYLESKPYPSESDWAALREAQTMALAQPNTGMASIIDIGEANDIHPKNKQEVGRRLALLAKNMVYKKPVQSYGPLYKDFKSEGDQVKIQFSETGSGLAIRGGGPLKGFAIAGSDQQFYWANAVIDGDKVIVSSDKVKEPVAVRYAWADNPDGNLINKEGLPAVPFRTDNWSTATEK, encoded by the coding sequence TTGTTTGCGCTTCTGCCTACAGAAAGGCAGCATTTGTCTGTAATAAAAGTTTATAACTTGTGGATACTTCAGCACTTCCAGGATTTTTCTGTTTTGTTTATCAGTGAAATGAATAACGTAAAAACCAATATCAGGGGGCTATGCCTGCCACAATCACCAGTAATAGCAGTGATTACGCTCATGTTAATTGCTGCCCATTCGCTGGTTTATGGGCAGGTACAACTACCAAAAGTATTTAGCGATAACATGGTGCTGCAAAGAGGCTTGGACATTCCCGTATGGGGAACTGCTACTCCGGCGGCGCAGGTTACCGTTGAACTGGGAGGATACAGCATCAAAACAGTTGCCGGACAAGATGGTAAATGGTTGCTGCATATGCCAAATCTGCAGGCAGGAGGTCCGCACCTCATGAAGGTTTATGAAGGAAATCAATCCCGGCAGGCTGTCGTCTTCAAAGACGTACTTATTGGTGATGTATGGCTGGCATCAGGTCAGTCTAATATGGAGTGGCAGGTACAGCAATCCATGCATGCAGCAAGAGAGATAAAAAATGCAGATTACCCTTACATCCGTTTTTTCAATGTGCCTCATGATAAGGAAACCGATCCGCAGATCGATGTTGCTGGTGGCTCCTGGAAAGCCCTTGATTCGGTTACTGTAAAAACAGCTTCGGCGGTGGCCTATTTCTTTGCCAGGGATTTGCACGCAGAATTGAACGTACCCATAGGCATTTTGCAGGCTACCTGGGGCGGCACACCTGTTGAAGCATGGACCAGTCGCGAGCAGTTGCTATCATCTCCAATCACGCGCGACAGGATTCTTCAAAATGATTCTGTTACGGCAGATCATTTCGTTAAGGACAGCATGGACTTAGTACGCTTCTGGGAGATTGTGTACAACCCTCAAAACAACACCCATAAAACCATCTCCAGTACAAGCTATAACGATGCCAAATGGCCGGAAGCTACAATGCCCGTTACCCTCAAAGACATGAATATGCCTGCTTACGAAGGTATGGTCTGGATGCGTAAAACGATTAACGTTCCCGCAACTATGAGCGGCAAAGACTTAAGCATCCACCTGGGTCATCCCGAGATGAATTATACCTTATACATTAACGGCAAAGAGATCGCCAAAACTGTTTGGAATGCCAGCCCAACCCACCAATACAGCGTTCCGGCCAGATTAGTAAATAAGGGGAAAAATGTGATAGCCGTTCGTATGGCATTTCTGTGGGGAGGCGGAGGTTTTAATCCTCCTGCCGGGGAAATGTATGTTACCGATGGCACCTCCAGAATAAGCCTGGCAGGCTCCTGGAAGTACATGAAAGACCTTGAACCGGCAATTCCTGTTATAAATAATTACCACAGGTACCCAACCTATCTTTACAATGCCATGATCAACCCAATTGCATCCTATGGAATAAAGGGATTTATCTGGTACCAGGGGGAAGACAACGTATCTGCTGCCCACGACTACCGCACCTTGTTTCCTATGTTAATCAGCGACTGGCGCATCAGGTGGAAGCAGGGGTACCTGCCATTTTTATATGTGCAGCTTGCCAACTATCTGGAATCTAAACCTTACCCCTCCGAAAGCGATTGGGCTGCCCTGCGTGAAGCCCAGACCATGGCGCTGGCGCAGCCAAATACTGGCATGGCCAGTATTATTGACATTGGTGAAGCTAACGACATCCACCCAAAAAACAAGCAGGAGGTTGGCAGAAGACTAGCCCTCCTGGCTAAGAACATGGTATACAAGAAGCCTGTGCAGTCATACGGTCCATTGTACAAGGATTTTAAATCAGAAGGAGATCAGGTAAAGATTCAGTTTTCAGAAACAGGATCGGGATTGGCTATAAGAGGCGGTGGCCCGCTAAAAGGCTTTGCCATTGCCGGAAGCGACCAACAGTTTTACTGGGCAAATGCAGTAATTGATGGAGATAAAGTAATCGTTAGCTCTGATAAAGTTAAAGAACCTGTTGCGGTACGCTATGCCTGGGCCGATAATCCAGATGGTAACCTGATCAATAAGGAAGGCTTACCGGCTGTTCCCTTTCGTACAGATAACTGGAGTACCGCTACAGAAAAATAA
- a CDS encoding type I restriction-modification system endonuclease — protein sequence MNTSLSPVQKIRKRSSSAAENRRSIGLLSAVGLLDFVPISLYQLGVIRHLPDLPGKIFDSDYVNASKEARIAGLPDGPVSLLMYAANMVLVGGALKEKKKRNVFDYLIAGNALGQAAGGAYYLYIMAAKEKKICPYCVAGALINFATLVPVYRLFSRKNKD from the coding sequence ATGAATACAAGCCTGTCGCCGGTACAAAAAATAAGAAAAAGGTCCAGTAGTGCTGCTGAAAACAGGCGTAGCATTGGCCTGTTAAGCGCTGTTGGTCTGCTTGATTTTGTACCTATTTCTCTTTACCAGCTGGGTGTAATCCGCCACCTGCCCGATTTGCCAGGCAAGATCTTTGATTCGGACTATGTCAATGCCTCTAAAGAAGCCAGGATTGCAGGACTGCCAGATGGGCCGGTAAGCCTGCTGATGTATGCGGCGAACATGGTGCTGGTGGGCGGGGCGCTTAAAGAGAAGAAAAAACGAAATGTATTTGATTATCTCATTGCCGGAAACGCCCTGGGACAGGCAGCTGGTGGTGCTTATTATCTTTATATAATGGCGGCCAAAGAAAAGAAGATTTGCCCTTATTGTGTGGCAGGTGCGCTGATCAACTTTGCTACCCTGGTGCCGGTTTACAGACTGTTTAGCCGCAAGAACAAGGATTGA
- a CDS encoding sulfate transporter (COG0659 Sulfate permease and related transporters (MFS superfamily)), which produces MPAGLVVFLIALPLCLGISLASGAPLFSGIIAGVVGGIVVGLVSGSQINVSGPAASVALIVFTAIQSFGSFQIVLSATIIAGIIQILLGFLRAGTVAYFFPSSMIKGILASIGLILIINQLPHAFGYKGLAGFSDAESGTFFSGLFSIFDSINLGATIITLTSLAIMIFWDRPAMKVKYLLVRRVPGALVAVLVSIGLYLLFNTYFPALALEESHLVQLPVSGGIMEFFSFFSFPDFSQLANPELYTVALSIAFIASLESLLSTEAGDKLDPYKRKTSTNRELKAQGVGNIVAGFIGGLPVTAVIVRTSANVSSGGRTPLATITHGTLMLICVMAIPGILNLIPLASLSAVLFVVGYKLTSFPLYTQMYRAGMRQFLPFIITVIAVMFTDLITGIIIGGAVAVFSILRDNYKTPYFFDREEHQKGEKIRLTLSEEVTFLNKASMMLTLDHLPENSEVVVDASRSIHIDDDVLEIIEEFRQTADYKNIRFETIGLGKHTRAAQHVRP; this is translated from the coding sequence TTGCCTGCCGGCCTTGTTGTTTTTCTCATTGCACTCCCCTTATGCCTGGGTATATCACTAGCCTCTGGCGCACCCTTGTTCTCCGGTATTATTGCTGGTGTTGTGGGTGGTATAGTGGTAGGATTGGTAAGCGGTTCCCAGATTAATGTGAGCGGTCCTGCTGCCAGTGTTGCCCTGATCGTATTCACAGCTATTCAGTCTTTCGGCTCTTTTCAGATAGTCCTTAGCGCTACAATCATTGCCGGTATCATTCAGATATTATTAGGATTTTTAAGAGCGGGTACGGTTGCCTACTTTTTTCCATCTTCCATGATCAAGGGAATTCTGGCCTCCATCGGTCTGATCCTGATCATCAACCAGCTGCCACACGCATTTGGGTACAAAGGCCTGGCCGGCTTTAGCGACGCCGAGAGCGGAACGTTTTTTTCAGGCCTGTTCTCAATATTTGACTCGATCAACCTGGGGGCTACTATTATTACGCTTACTTCACTGGCAATTATGATTTTCTGGGACCGGCCTGCCATGAAAGTAAAATATTTATTGGTAAGGCGTGTGCCGGGAGCCCTGGTAGCAGTATTGGTAAGCATTGGGCTGTACCTGCTCTTCAATACTTATTTTCCTGCCCTTGCGCTGGAAGAGAGCCACCTGGTACAGCTGCCGGTATCAGGGGGTATCATGGAGTTTTTCTCCTTTTTTTCCTTTCCTGATTTTTCGCAACTAGCCAATCCGGAGCTTTACACTGTAGCGTTAAGTATTGCTTTTATCGCCAGTCTTGAATCTTTGCTTAGTACGGAAGCCGGCGATAAGCTGGATCCTTACAAAAGAAAGACATCAACCAACCGCGAGCTTAAAGCACAGGGAGTTGGCAATATAGTGGCAGGCTTTATTGGCGGCTTACCTGTTACAGCAGTGATTGTGCGCACCTCGGCCAATGTATCTTCCGGAGGCCGAACCCCTCTTGCCACCATTACCCACGGTACACTCATGCTGATTTGTGTGATGGCCATACCCGGAATTTTAAACCTGATCCCGCTGGCCTCCTTATCTGCCGTGCTATTCGTGGTCGGATACAAACTCACCTCTTTTCCGCTGTATACACAAATGTACCGGGCAGGCATGCGGCAATTCCTTCCTTTTATCATTACGGTAATAGCAGTGATGTTCACAGACCTGATAACTGGTATCATAATCGGAGGCGCCGTGGCAGTATTTTCTATTTTACGCGATAACTACAAAACACCATATTTCTTCGATAGGGAGGAACATCAGAAAGGAGAAAAGATCAGGCTAACCTTATCAGAAGAAGTTACTTTTCTGAACAAGGCCAGCATGATGCTTACGCTGGATCACCTGCCTGAAAATTCAGAAGTAGTGGTAGATGCAAGCCGTTCCATCCACATTGATGATGATGTGCTGGAGATCATTGAGGAGTTCAGGCAAACAGCCGATTATAAGAACATCAGGTTTGAAACAATAGGGCTGGGAAAACATACAAGAGCTGCCCAGCATGTCAGACCTTAA
- a CDS encoding hypothetical protein (COG0739 Membrane proteins related to metalloendopeptidases) produces the protein MLKLKMLSALLLMCIGVDGFAADSIRFGNTAYISLSVGERTNYLGKTIEVLALDNSRSLIRVGDEQEWLEVAKRSLPHTIGGLRIFVSDQINIKNLTTDTPKHNLLDKDVLLCISDPAKPLLDPAAFVFPISKRDGYSWKMEENSHMFAYLGLARWIAPDYFRSHEGIDLNMHEARGKKIHPLVAIEAATVVLVADSAVTKSYDGCIILKSDTQENIYYVYKHTNPETHRVRVGQKVKKGETLSYIWGDNVWGHLHFAIVYRTDTPGYADRYTNLLNFFPQLYELHFGTLAPVQNVRTEGYFTFGHRKEVCKNFKRIDAYHEVIGYGWKLGEWNLARKVEDAESELGGNARLKKVLHAGTKAESENQESFYDFEVAVENGYYIVSATVGDLFSPSSQKVFFEGTEAGLFEMKKGTFQKTNDFSVRVTDNRLTIRLELPDHSKYGGIKDLTFKKVEK, from the coding sequence ATGCTTAAACTTAAGATGCTCTCTGCTTTACTGCTGATGTGTATAGGGGTGGATGGGTTTGCTGCGGATAGTATAAGATTTGGTAATACCGCCTATATCAGCCTTTCGGTTGGCGAACGTACGAACTATCTGGGCAAAACCATTGAGGTGCTTGCACTGGATAACTCCCGGAGTCTGATCAGGGTAGGGGATGAACAGGAATGGCTGGAGGTGGCAAAACGTTCGCTGCCACATACTATTGGTGGATTGCGCATTTTTGTGTCTGATCAGATCAATATTAAAAATCTGACCACAGACACTCCCAAGCATAACCTTTTAGACAAAGATGTTCTGCTCTGTATTTCAGATCCGGCCAAACCTCTTTTAGACCCCGCAGCGTTTGTTTTTCCAATCAGTAAGCGCGATGGATACAGTTGGAAAATGGAGGAAAACAGCCATATGTTCGCTTATCTGGGACTTGCCAGATGGATAGCTCCGGATTATTTCCGCTCGCACGAAGGGATTGATCTGAACATGCACGAAGCCAGGGGAAAAAAAATACATCCACTGGTTGCCATAGAAGCAGCCACTGTTGTATTGGTGGCCGACTCTGCGGTTACCAAAAGCTATGATGGCTGTATTATTTTAAAAAGCGATACACAGGAAAATATTTATTATGTCTATAAACACACCAATCCTGAAACGCACCGGGTAAGGGTAGGCCAAAAGGTGAAAAAAGGAGAAACATTGTCTTACATATGGGGCGACAATGTATGGGGGCACTTACACTTTGCCATTGTGTACCGCACAGATACCCCCGGCTATGCAGACAGGTACACTAATTTGTTAAACTTTTTCCCACAGTTATACGAACTCCACTTTGGTACGTTAGCGCCCGTTCAAAATGTTAGAACAGAAGGCTATTTTACTTTTGGCCACCGCAAAGAGGTTTGTAAGAACTTCAAAAGGATAGATGCTTATCATGAAGTGATCGGCTATGGCTGGAAACTCGGAGAATGGAATCTTGCCCGGAAGGTGGAAGATGCTGAATCTGAACTGGGCGGAAATGCCCGTCTTAAAAAGGTATTACATGCGGGAACAAAGGCAGAAAGTGAAAATCAGGAATCATTCTACGACTTTGAAGTAGCTGTTGAAAACGGCTATTATATAGTCAGTGCAACTGTTGGAGACCTGTTTTCACCCTCCAGTCAAAAAGTATTTTTTGAGGGCACCGAAGCCGGTTTATTTGAAATGAAGAAGGGCACTTTCCAAAAAACAAATGATTTTAGTGTACGGGTTACCGATAACAGGTTAACCATCCGGCTAGAGCTTCCGGATCATAGCAAATACGGCGGCATTAAAGATCTTACTTTTAAAAAAGTTGAGAAATAG